In Exiguobacterium sibiricum 7-3, a genomic segment contains:
- a CDS encoding Lrp/AsnC family transcriptional regulator codes for MFDQTDLQIIDELSQNSRITMKELGQKIHLSGPATSARVLKLEEQGIIEGYTILLNPLKMGYTIHAMISIYTKDTHHQPYLSFLKKHPLYVLNNYKISGDSCYLLECRFPSNKELDSFLTELNEHVNYQLSIVINK; via the coding sequence GTGTTCGATCAAACGGACTTACAAATCATCGACGAGCTGTCACAAAACAGCCGGATCACGATGAAAGAATTGGGTCAAAAAATTCACTTAAGTGGACCCGCAACATCTGCCCGGGTCTTGAAATTAGAGGAACAGGGTATAATCGAAGGATATACGATTCTTCTCAACCCCTTAAAGATGGGGTATACGATCCATGCGATGATCAGTATTTATACGAAAGATACCCACCATCAACCGTATCTCTCGTTTCTCAAGAAACATCCGTTGTATGTTCTGAATAATTATAAAATCAGCGGGGACAGTTGTTACCTGCTCGAATGTCGCTTTCCATCTAACAAGGAACTGGATTCGTTTTTAACGGAATTAAATGAGCATGTGAACTATCAATTATCGATTGTGATTAACAAATGA
- a CDS encoding bifunctional 2',3'-cyclic-nucleotide 2'-phosphodiesterase/3'-nucleotidase: protein MKQVTKIVIASTLIAPMLAPVIQVKTLAADNSVVKLRFLETTDLHTNSMNYDYFKDAQDETIGLVKAATVIKQEQNVVGEANSFVFDNGDTLQGTPFGDYVKNQYDKGNKGKHPMYELMEYIGYDAVTLGNHEFNFGLDFLKSAMKASSGEIKFVNSNVLDAVTKKPIVSEFNTDGKDYQIIERQVKDQNGQMKTVKVGVFGVVTPQIMAWDAGNLTGKVTAEDIVPVAKATAKKLKDAGADVVVALAHTGIGDTADQKDGDENVGYALTKIADIDVLMTGHQHGKFPDKTSAFNNLPNVDAANGLINGKPVVMANTQGKNVGVIDLQLKQDGDKWVVDTAGSKLADVTKDTAADAGAVKLIEKAHEGTLAYIRQQVGTINDDIQSFFALVQDDDSVQFVTNAQKWYVEKQLKENADLAQYKDLPLLSAGAPFKTGGRNQVNASDYTLIKKGPIALKNVADLYVYPNTLEVVKVTGADVKNWLEMSAGQFNEVTDAKTDLLNKEFRSYNFDILDGLTYDIDITKPAKFDYNGVVVKEDASRVQNIKYQGKEITDDQEFLVATNNYRAGSATFPGLGQGKKIVYKSAYETRNVISDFIKAKQPVDYQADNNWSLVASKPITVDFDSAEAAADYTKRYEGITNTGVKRAGETGTFLKFKLDVPMKDFNVSVSAVKPGAKVVTGKAVAGAKVTVKRGTTVLGTTTADETGKYAVTVRPVKLRDKLTVVSELGFMKKETMVTVGTGVVATPAIDKKSAVYGSTVLTGKATEGLDVTLYKGSTKIAKAKTTASGFKIPVKNGLMTGTYTVKSTDISNKITKKASFTIKNTYPVKKWAGKKTLTGKVEKRQIVRLFEKTSSGYKLIAQDVADNHGNYVLKMRTGLATGSYKMNIYTASDRLDQSRYFITKK, encoded by the coding sequence ATGAAACAAGTCACGAAAATCGTCATTGCCAGCACGTTGATCGCACCGATGCTTGCGCCCGTCATTCAAGTCAAGACACTCGCCGCCGACAACAGCGTCGTCAAACTTCGTTTTTTAGAGACCACTGATTTACATACAAACTCGATGAACTACGATTACTTCAAGGATGCGCAAGATGAGACGATTGGTCTTGTCAAAGCTGCGACCGTCATCAAACAGGAACAAAACGTCGTCGGCGAAGCCAACAGCTTCGTATTCGACAATGGCGATACATTACAAGGGACACCATTTGGCGATTACGTCAAAAATCAATACGACAAAGGCAACAAAGGGAAACACCCGATGTACGAATTGATGGAATACATCGGTTATGACGCAGTCACACTCGGGAACCACGAGTTCAACTTCGGACTCGACTTCCTGAAGTCAGCGATGAAAGCATCAAGCGGCGAAATCAAATTCGTGAACTCGAATGTCCTCGATGCTGTTACGAAAAAACCGATTGTTTCCGAGTTCAACACGGACGGGAAGGATTATCAAATCATCGAACGTCAAGTCAAAGACCAAAACGGTCAGATGAAGACGGTCAAAGTCGGTGTCTTCGGGGTCGTCACACCACAAATCATGGCGTGGGATGCCGGCAACCTGACAGGGAAAGTGACAGCGGAAGATATCGTTCCGGTCGCTAAAGCAACGGCGAAAAAATTAAAAGACGCCGGTGCAGACGTCGTCGTCGCACTTGCCCATACAGGAATCGGGGATACAGCGGATCAAAAAGACGGCGATGAAAACGTCGGGTACGCGTTGACAAAAATCGCGGACATCGATGTCTTGATGACCGGTCACCAGCACGGAAAATTCCCGGACAAGACATCAGCGTTCAATAACTTACCGAACGTCGACGCAGCAAACGGTCTCATCAACGGTAAACCGGTCGTCATGGCCAACACGCAAGGAAAAAATGTTGGCGTCATCGATCTTCAATTAAAACAAGACGGCGACAAGTGGGTCGTCGATACAGCCGGATCAAAACTGGCAGACGTCACGAAAGACACGGCGGCAGATGCCGGTGCTGTTAAATTAATTGAAAAAGCGCATGAAGGCACACTCGCTTACATCCGCCAACAGGTCGGAACGATCAACGATGACATCCAAAGCTTCTTTGCTCTCGTTCAAGATGACGATTCAGTCCAGTTCGTCACGAACGCGCAAAAATGGTACGTCGAGAAACAACTCAAAGAAAATGCGGATCTCGCCCAATATAAAGATTTACCGCTCTTATCTGCCGGTGCACCATTCAAAACAGGCGGCCGCAATCAAGTCAACGCGTCTGACTATACGTTGATCAAAAAAGGGCCGATTGCGTTGAAAAACGTTGCCGATCTTTACGTTTATCCGAATACACTCGAAGTCGTCAAAGTGACAGGAGCCGACGTCAAAAACTGGCTCGAGATGTCAGCCGGTCAATTCAATGAAGTGACGGATGCGAAGACAGACTTGCTGAACAAAGAGTTCCGCAGCTATAACTTCGATATTCTCGACGGCTTGACGTATGATATCGACATCACGAAACCGGCGAAGTTTGACTACAACGGTGTGGTCGTCAAGGAAGACGCGAGCCGTGTTCAAAACATCAAGTACCAAGGCAAGGAAATCACGGACGATCAGGAGTTCCTCGTCGCAACGAACAACTACCGTGCCGGCAGTGCGACTTTCCCGGGTCTTGGTCAAGGGAAGAAAATCGTTTACAAATCAGCTTACGAGACACGCAACGTCATCTCGGACTTCATCAAAGCAAAACAGCCGGTTGATTATCAAGCGGACAACAACTGGTCACTCGTTGCCAGCAAACCGATCACGGTGGACTTTGATTCAGCGGAAGCGGCTGCAGACTACACGAAACGGTATGAAGGCATCACGAACACAGGGGTTAAACGCGCTGGTGAGACAGGAACGTTCCTGAAGTTCAAACTCGATGTGCCGATGAAAGACTTTAATGTCAGTGTCAGCGCTGTCAAACCGGGAGCAAAAGTCGTTACCGGTAAAGCGGTCGCCGGAGCAAAAGTTACAGTCAAACGCGGCACGACGGTCCTTGGCACGACGACAGCCGACGAAACCGGCAAGTATGCCGTTACCGTCCGTCCGGTCAAACTGCGTGACAAATTGACGGTTGTCTCGGAGCTCGGTTTCATGAAAAAAGAAACGATGGTCACGGTCGGGACAGGTGTCGTCGCGACGCCGGCCATCGACAAGAAGTCAGCCGTCTACGGTTCGACGGTCTTGACAGGAAAAGCAACGGAAGGACTTGATGTCACGCTCTATAAAGGGTCGACGAAAATCGCGAAAGCGAAAACGACGGCAAGCGGCTTCAAGATTCCGGTCAAAAACGGTCTGATGACGGGCACGTACACAGTCAAGTCGACGGACATCTCAAACAAGATTACGAAAAAAGCGTCATTTACGATCAAAAATACGTATCCGGTCAAAAAATGGGCGGGTAAAAAGACATTGACGGGCAAAGTCGAAAAACGTCAAATCGTCCGCTTGTTCGAAAAAACAAGCAGCGGCTACAAATTGATTGCGCAGGACGTTGCCGACAACCACGGCAACTACGTCCTCAAAATGCGGACAGGTCTGGCGACGGGTTCATACAAAATGAACATCTACACAGCATCGGACCGTCTCGATCAATCGCGTTACTTCATCACGAAAAAATAA
- a CDS encoding phosphotransferase yields MTTTENASTLFKTISRRFKLGELLTDPDPLSGGLLHKMFLLQTTTGTYAIKLLNPIILSRPTARQNFIDSERIVTALAGEVSALPALTINGSALHQIGTQYYLVFPWVDRLTLPIHQVTPNHTELIGKQLAQIHTADLSSLPIQQTAASPESPVPWDTFAEKIRQQGHTLLEPYWTDLKRIKRWDNEASSALKQLRGTSVLSHRDLDAKNVLWKSGAPILIDWESAGPIHPMHDFLETILYWSLDEQNHVRRDHFEAFVKGYHAAGGRLDYPLEPALSAGYASKLGWLAYSLSKALRLETVTEQEQQVAVQQVLETLKALEDYEVLCPVIREWWQDHPENTSRTI; encoded by the coding sequence GTGACGACAACAGAAAACGCTTCAACACTATTTAAGACTATCAGCAGACGATTCAAGCTCGGGGAGTTACTGACGGATCCGGATCCTCTGTCCGGTGGTCTGTTGCACAAGATGTTTCTTCTTCAAACGACGACCGGAACGTATGCAATAAAGTTACTGAATCCGATCATCCTCTCTCGTCCGACTGCACGGCAAAACTTCATCGATTCGGAACGGATTGTCACGGCTTTAGCTGGCGAAGTCTCTGCCTTGCCCGCCCTCACGATCAATGGATCCGCCTTACACCAAATCGGTACACAATATTATCTCGTCTTCCCATGGGTGGACAGGTTGACGTTGCCGATTCACCAAGTCACACCAAACCACACTGAACTGATCGGTAAACAGTTGGCGCAGATTCATACTGCGGACCTGTCCTCGCTGCCGATTCAACAAACCGCTGCATCACCTGAGTCTCCGGTTCCATGGGACACATTCGCAGAAAAAATCCGCCAGCAAGGCCACACACTGCTAGAACCTTATTGGACGGACTTAAAACGAATCAAACGTTGGGACAACGAGGCGTCTTCTGCCCTAAAACAATTGCGAGGAACATCGGTTCTCAGTCACCGCGATTTGGATGCCAAAAACGTGTTATGGAAGTCCGGTGCACCGATTCTCATCGACTGGGAATCGGCCGGTCCGATTCATCCGATGCACGATTTTTTAGAAACGATCCTTTATTGGTCGCTCGATGAGCAAAATCATGTGCGACGAGACCATTTCGAGGCATTCGTCAAAGGGTATCATGCGGCAGGCGGTCGACTTGACTATCCTCTTGAGCCAGCTCTGTCCGCTGGATACGCGAGTAAACTCGGATGGCTTGCCTATAGTCTGTCCAAAGCCCTTCGCCTTGAGACCGTAACTGAACAGGAGCAACAAGTTGCCGTTCAACAGGTGCTCGAGACGTTAAAAGCGCTCGAAGATTACGAAGTCCTTTGCCCGGTGATCCGAGAGTGGTGGCAAGATCATCCCGAGAACACCTCTCGTACGATTTAA
- the adhE gene encoding bifunctional acetaldehyde-CoA/alcohol dehydrogenase translates to MAVKEKIKQDVSPVEQAINQIVAKGQTALQELLTFDQTKIDAIVRDMALAGLERHVELARLAVEETGRGVFEDKMIKNMFATEYIYNSLRDEKTVGILEEDVQNGITYIAEPVGVVCGVTPVTNPTSTTMFKALIAIKTRNPIVFAFHPSAQQCSLEAAKTLRDAAVKAGAPKDCIQWVEQPSLEATKVLMNHTDIAMVLATGGAGMVKSAYSTGKPALGVGPGNVPCYIEKSAKIKRAVSDLVLSKTFDNGMICASEQAVIVDQEIYAEVRAEMEALGCYFCTPDEKKRLEALVIKTDTCAVNADIVGKPATWIAAKAGIDVPSNTVMLVAELEKVGAEEPLSHEKLSPVLGAYSVASTNDAFHVAERMLEIGGLGHTAVIHTTNDELMTAFGLRMKACRILVNSPSAHGGIGDLYNELTPSLTLGCGSYGKNSVSENVTAKHLLNVKKVARRRVNMQWFKVPEKIFFEKNSVQYLKSIQNVSRALIVTDQSMVEFGYADKVIRNLPAGVSYRIFDQVEPDPSVTTVQIGAQAMHDFKPDLIIALGGGSAMDAAKGMWLFYEQPNETFSNLRQKFMDIRKRAYKFPELGNKAKFVAIPTTSGTGSEVTPFTVITDKEKNVKYPIADYALTPDVAIVDPEFVMTVPASITADTGMDVLTHATEAFVSVLANDYTDGLALKAIKMIFEYLPRAYDNGSDAEAREKVHNASTMAGMAFANAFLGINHSIAHKIGGEFHTPHGRTNAILMPHVIRYNASKPTKLAAFPKYESFIADERYAEIARYLGLPATTTEQGVESFIQAVSELGQRLNIKMSFKAQGIKKADFEAKLDKMAVDAFEDQCTTANPKMPLVTELRQIMESAYEGI, encoded by the coding sequence ATGGCTGTCAAAGAAAAAATCAAACAAGATGTCTCACCTGTCGAACAAGCAATCAATCAAATCGTCGCCAAAGGTCAAACGGCACTTCAAGAATTACTGACATTTGATCAAACGAAAATCGATGCGATCGTCCGGGACATGGCACTTGCCGGTCTTGAACGTCACGTCGAACTGGCACGTCTCGCAGTTGAAGAAACAGGTCGTGGTGTCTTTGAAGATAAAATGATCAAAAACATGTTCGCAACAGAATACATCTACAATAGTCTTCGTGATGAAAAAACGGTCGGAATTTTAGAAGAGGATGTTCAAAACGGCATCACCTACATCGCAGAACCGGTCGGCGTCGTGTGTGGCGTCACACCGGTGACGAATCCGACATCAACAACGATGTTCAAAGCATTAATCGCGATCAAAACGCGTAACCCGATTGTGTTCGCGTTCCATCCGTCAGCGCAACAATGTTCACTCGAAGCAGCCAAAACATTACGTGACGCTGCCGTCAAAGCCGGTGCACCAAAAGATTGTATCCAGTGGGTCGAACAACCGTCACTTGAAGCAACAAAAGTCTTGATGAATCACACTGATATCGCAATGGTCCTCGCGACAGGTGGAGCCGGCATGGTCAAATCCGCTTACTCAACCGGTAAACCAGCACTTGGTGTCGGACCGGGTAATGTACCGTGTTACATCGAAAAATCAGCTAAAATCAAACGCGCCGTCAGTGATTTGGTTCTCTCCAAAACATTTGATAACGGAATGATTTGTGCGTCCGAGCAAGCGGTCATCGTCGATCAAGAGATCTATGCCGAAGTGCGGGCAGAAATGGAAGCACTCGGTTGCTACTTCTGTACGCCGGACGAGAAAAAACGTCTCGAAGCGCTCGTTATCAAAACCGATACATGTGCCGTCAATGCGGACATCGTCGGGAAACCAGCGACATGGATCGCAGCAAAAGCCGGCATCGATGTTCCGAGCAACACGGTCATGCTTGTCGCAGAACTCGAAAAAGTCGGTGCAGAAGAACCGTTGTCACACGAAAAATTAAGCCCGGTCCTCGGTGCTTACAGTGTCGCCTCAACGAATGATGCCTTCCACGTCGCCGAACGGATGCTTGAAATCGGTGGACTTGGTCACACGGCGGTCATTCATACGACGAATGATGAGTTGATGACAGCGTTTGGTCTCCGGATGAAGGCGTGTCGGATTCTCGTCAACAGCCCATCGGCACACGGTGGAATCGGCGATCTCTACAATGAATTGACACCATCGCTGACACTCGGCTGCGGATCATACGGGAAAAACTCGGTCTCTGAAAACGTAACGGCGAAACATCTACTCAATGTCAAGAAGGTGGCGAGACGACGCGTGAACATGCAGTGGTTCAAAGTACCGGAAAAGATTTTCTTTGAAAAAAACTCCGTTCAATACTTGAAATCAATTCAAAATGTCTCCCGGGCATTGATCGTCACCGATCAATCGATGGTCGAGTTCGGCTATGCCGACAAAGTCATCCGTAACTTGCCGGCAGGCGTCAGCTACCGGATCTTTGACCAAGTCGAACCGGATCCATCCGTGACGACTGTTCAGATCGGTGCGCAAGCGATGCACGATTTCAAACCGGACTTGATCATCGCCCTCGGTGGGGGATCTGCAATGGATGCTGCGAAAGGCATGTGGTTATTCTATGAGCAACCAAACGAAACATTCTCGAATCTGCGCCAAAAATTCATGGATATCCGCAAACGGGCCTATAAGTTCCCGGAACTCGGCAACAAAGCGAAGTTCGTCGCCATTCCGACAACTTCCGGTACGGGTTCAGAAGTCACACCGTTCACCGTCATCACCGATAAAGAGAAAAACGTCAAGTATCCGATTGCTGACTATGCGTTGACACCAGACGTTGCGATCGTTGATCCGGAGTTCGTCATGACGGTGCCTGCCTCAATCACGGCGGATACTGGGATGGACGTCTTGACACACGCGACGGAAGCCTTTGTCTCTGTGCTTGCGAACGACTACACGGATGGACTGGCGTTAAAAGCAATCAAGATGATCTTTGAGTACTTGCCACGTGCATATGATAACGGTTCAGACGCCGAAGCACGCGAAAAAGTCCACAATGCTTCAACGATGGCCGGAATGGCGTTTGCGAATGCCTTCCTCGGCATCAACCACTCAATCGCGCACAAAATCGGTGGGGAGTTCCACACACCACACGGTCGGACGAATGCGATCCTGATGCCGCACGTCATTCGTTACAATGCATCAAAACCAACAAAACTTGCAGCTTTCCCGAAATACGAGTCGTTCATTGCAGATGAACGCTATGCGGAAATCGCCCGTTACCTCGGTCTGCCGGCAACAACGACGGAACAAGGGGTTGAATCGTTTATCCAAGCTGTCAGTGAACTCGGACAACGCCTCAACATCAAGATGTCGTTCAAAGCCCAAGGCATAAAAAAAGCCGATTTTGAAGCGAAACTCGACAAGATGGCCGTCGATGCGTTTGAGGATCAATGTACGACAGCGAATCCAAAAATGCCGCTCGTGACGGAACTCCGTCAAATCATGGAATCTGCTTACGAAGGTATCTAA
- a CDS encoding MBL fold metallo-hydrolase, translating to MNIQHIRNATLKLDYAGKTFLIDPFLANKGAYPAFPNSARQDQKNPLVDLPASLDSIIDADAVIVTHLHLDHWDDVAKESLSKDIPLFTQNEQDAQEIKNSGFQNVEVLEENTVFEGIQLIKTKGEHGRGPILEIAGSVCGVVFKHEDEKTVYIAGDTVWYKEVEKVIEQHQPEVIVVNAGDNQFDEGGSLVMGAEDVLAVHEAAPTAKILSVHMEAVNHWALSRTDLRTFADEHHFSAQLIVPEDGERFVF from the coding sequence ATGAACATTCAACATATCCGTAATGCAACGTTAAAACTGGACTATGCCGGTAAAACATTTTTGATTGACCCGTTTTTAGCAAATAAGGGAGCCTATCCGGCATTTCCGAATTCGGCACGACAAGATCAAAAAAATCCGTTGGTCGACTTACCGGCTTCGCTCGACTCCATTATTGATGCAGATGCGGTCATTGTCACGCATTTACATCTCGATCACTGGGATGATGTGGCGAAAGAGTCGTTATCAAAAGATATCCCGTTGTTTACTCAGAATGAACAAGATGCTCAAGAAATAAAAAACAGCGGATTCCAAAACGTCGAAGTCTTAGAAGAAAATACCGTTTTTGAAGGAATTCAATTGATTAAAACAAAAGGGGAACATGGCAGAGGCCCCATTTTAGAAATCGCCGGTTCGGTGTGTGGGGTCGTCTTTAAGCATGAGGATGAAAAAACAGTTTATATTGCCGGAGATACGGTCTGGTATAAAGAAGTGGAGAAAGTGATCGAGCAGCATCAACCGGAAGTCATCGTCGTCAACGCGGGCGATAACCAGTTTGATGAAGGGGGATCGCTCGTCATGGGAGCAGAAGACGTCTTAGCTGTCCACGAGGCCGCACCAACCGCAAAAATTCTTTCTGTGCATATGGAAGCTGTGAACCATTGGGCATTGTCTCGAACAGATTTAAGAACGTTTGCTGACGAACATCACTTTTCTGCTCAATTGATCGTGCCGGAAGATGGCGAACGTTTTGTGTTTTAA
- a CDS encoding Na+/H+ antiporter family protein — MFNAVIIAVALLFLLAIFRVHIVLAMVLSAVAGGLIGGLGINKTIATFAEGLGAGAEIALSYALLGAFAVALSKTGLPDALAHALIKRSKGSADAASVKKLKGFIVFAILLLAISSQNVLPIHIAFIPIIIPPLLGLFNEMKIDRRLIAIVMTFGLVTPYMFLPVGFGDIYLNQILLPNISKNGMDTAGASVIQAMAIPALGMLVGLLIGLYVYRKPREYEMRNIAPDDYEIPVITKTKLFLSGLVVLATLAVQLTTESMIFAATTGLVLFLLLRLVRFSEADDVITRGMRMMSFIGFVMISANGFSNVLRKTGDIDPLVENSKALMGDSQLVAAFVMLLIGLLVTMGIGSSFSTVPVIAAIFVPLCVQYGFSLEATIAIIGTAGALGDAGSPASDSTLGPTSGLNADGQHDHMRETVIPTFLHYNLPLLVFGTIAAMVL, encoded by the coding sequence ATGTTTAATGCAGTCATTATTGCCGTTGCTCTATTATTTCTTTTAGCCATCTTCCGGGTCCATATCGTCCTCGCGATGGTTCTCAGTGCCGTCGCCGGCGGACTGATCGGCGGTCTCGGCATCAACAAGACGATCGCGACGTTCGCTGAAGGACTTGGCGCCGGGGCCGAAATCGCCCTCAGTTATGCCTTACTTGGTGCGTTTGCTGTCGCCTTGTCAAAAACCGGTCTTCCGGATGCCTTGGCACACGCCTTGATCAAACGTTCGAAAGGATCCGCTGACGCAGCGTCAGTCAAGAAGTTAAAAGGCTTTATCGTCTTTGCAATCTTGTTACTCGCGATCAGCTCACAAAACGTTTTACCGATTCACATCGCGTTCATCCCGATCATCATTCCACCGCTCCTTGGTCTGTTTAATGAGATGAAGATTGACCGCCGCCTGATTGCCATCGTCATGACGTTTGGTCTTGTCACACCGTACATGTTCCTGCCGGTCGGCTTCGGGGATATCTACTTGAACCAGATCCTTTTGCCGAACATTTCGAAAAACGGAATGGACACGGCTGGTGCTTCCGTCATTCAGGCAATGGCGATTCCGGCACTCGGAATGCTCGTTGGTCTGTTGATCGGTCTTTACGTTTACCGGAAACCACGGGAATACGAAATGCGGAATATCGCTCCGGACGACTATGAGATTCCTGTCATCACGAAAACAAAACTGTTCCTCAGCGGACTCGTCGTCCTCGCGACGCTCGCCGTCCAGTTGACGACCGAATCGATGATTTTCGCTGCGACAACAGGTCTCGTCCTGTTTCTACTTCTTCGTCTCGTCCGCTTCAGCGAAGCAGACGATGTCATCACCCGCGGTATGCGGATGATGTCGTTCATCGGGTTCGTCATGATTTCAGCGAACGGATTTTCGAACGTCCTCCGGAAAACCGGTGACATCGATCCGCTCGTTGAGAATTCAAAAGCCTTGATGGGCGATTCCCAACTCGTTGCCGCTTTCGTCATGCTGTTGATCGGACTGCTCGTCACAATGGGGATTGGTTCGAGTTTCTCGACGGTTCCTGTCATCGCTGCGATTTTCGTCCCGCTTTGTGTCCAGTACGGATTCAGTCTGGAAGCGACGATTGCTATCATCGGGACAGCCGGTGCCCTTGGCGACGCCGGAAGCCCGGCATCCGATTCGACGCTCGGTCCGACAAGTGGACTGAACGCCGACGGACAGCATGATCACATGCGCGAAACCGTCATCCCGACGTTCCTGCACTACAATCTGCCGCTGCTCGTTTTCGGAACGATTGCCGCGATGGTGTTATAA
- a CDS encoding beta-class carbonic anhydrase, with amino-acid sequence MSVVNQMLAFNQQFVEEKQYEPFISDKFPDKKVVILTCMDARLTELLPHALGLKNGDAKIIKNAGAVLSHPFGSVMRSILVALYALGAEEVIVIGHHDCGMSTIDPAKMIAEMQDRGINEQVLHTLDASGVDLKQWLRGFTSVEENVSHSVGLIKNHPLLPPGTEVHGLVIDPGTGKLDQVDC; translated from the coding sequence ATGTCAGTCGTTAATCAAATGCTTGCGTTTAATCAACAGTTCGTCGAAGAGAAACAATACGAACCATTCATCTCGGATAAGTTCCCGGATAAGAAGGTTGTGATTCTGACCTGTATGGATGCACGTTTGACGGAGCTCCTTCCCCACGCACTTGGTCTGAAAAACGGTGATGCGAAAATCATCAAAAATGCCGGGGCTGTCCTGTCCCATCCATTCGGATCCGTCATGCGGTCGATTCTCGTCGCCCTTTATGCCCTCGGAGCGGAAGAAGTCATTGTCATCGGACATCATGACTGCGGCATGAGCACAATCGATCCGGCGAAGATGATTGCCGAAATGCAGGACCGTGGAATCAATGAACAGGTGTTGCACACACTCGATGCTTCCGGCGTCGACTTGAAGCAATGGTTGCGCGGCTTCACATCCGTCGAAGAAAATGTCAGCCACTCGGTTGGATTGATTAAAAACCATCCGCTGTTGCCGCCGGGTACGGAAGTCCACGGACTCGTCATCGATCCGGGAACGGGAAAACTCGATCAAGTCGATTGCTGA
- a CDS encoding DedA family protein, with protein sequence MLSQVVNNVLLYLADLGYFGIALGLMIEIIPSEIVLSYGGFMISQGTIGWPLAVVAAVIGGLFSQLFLYWFARYGGRPLILKYGKYLLITEHHLDLAERWFLKYGQGVIFGARFIPVVRHAISIPAGLAKMDQTKFSLYTVLAIIPWSILFLYLGETLGTNWRSIKEVAAPYTNGVLIAAVVMILVYVFLKKRQRTT encoded by the coding sequence GTGTTATCTCAAGTTGTTAATAACGTTTTATTATATCTCGCTGACTTAGGTTATTTCGGAATCGCCCTTGGATTAATGATTGAAATCATTCCGAGCGAAATCGTCTTGTCTTATGGCGGATTCATGATTTCCCAAGGAACGATCGGTTGGCCGCTCGCCGTTGTCGCTGCCGTCATTGGTGGTTTGTTCTCGCAACTCTTTTTGTACTGGTTTGCCCGCTATGGCGGTCGACCATTGATTTTAAAATACGGAAAGTACCTGCTGATCACGGAACACCACCTCGATCTCGCAGAACGCTGGTTCTTGAAATACGGGCAAGGCGTCATCTTCGGAGCCCGCTTCATTCCGGTCGTCCGTCATGCGATTTCGATTCCAGCCGGTCTCGCCAAAATGGACCAAACAAAATTCTCACTGTATACCGTCCTTGCCATCATTCCCTGGTCAATTCTTTTCCTCTACCTCGGAGAGACGCTCGGCACGAATTGGCGTTCGATCAAAGAAGTAGCCGCACCTTATACGAATGGTGTCCTGATTGCTGCTGTCGTTATGATTCTTGTCTATGTCTTCCTTAAAAAACGTCAACGTACAACCTGA